The DNA window AATCCTCTAAGTATCGCAATGCAGTGCATGCTTTTCGTGAGATTGTTCGCCTTGAAGGTTACATGGCACTGTATCGAGGAGTTACAGCAAATATGCTTCTTGGTGTTGCTGGTGCTGGAGTTCTTGCAGGATACGATCAGCTACACCGGATGGCAGGTAGACATGGTTACTATTTTGAGCCACGACAAACAACTTTGAAGTGAAAGTAGAATCTGGATCCAGTTGCGTACACtagtatttaatttattttttttcttttctttttcagttGATTCATACCCTAAAAGGGTAAATCTAAAATCTGTGAAAATACTGATTTGAATCATTTATCTTCCTGATAAGCCAGGGGGAATAACTTACACATGTATATTCTATGTACAGTTGAGACGCACAATCTTTAATCAATCTTACTATTGGTAGGATTGTTGGTACAAAAGCGGTAGTTGAAACATATTCTTTGTCAATTTATTTGTTCTTCTGATTTGAACTGGAGTTATTCTTTGAAGATGGAATATAGTTTTATAATTCATTGTTTTGTCGTGTAAaactttcattttaaaaaattttcttgTAGTAATTTCTTCAAACTTTACATATCTTGGACTCATTTTTATTGAACAATTCACTTGTAAATTTTGTGATGGTGGTATGTGCAACTAAATTATGCCCTAAAATTCTACAACATGGCTTAAGACCTAATATGTCAAAAATCTATGACATGTTATTgtgtaaaaatttaattacacaatttgtCTGCAAATATCATTATTCATTTAACAATTTAATTCGAAAATTTGTTTAATATTTGATGATTTCAGTATTCATAATTGAAGTTAGTGCCAATAATTTGTTGGTTGAAACAGTTAGCGATCCCAGTAAATCGATCACCTATTTTATATCTTTCATTACCAATGTGCTGAGCAGAGGTAAACAACTTGTCCCAATTAAAGGAACAAACATAGATCAATGGAATTTGAGGGTATTTCATACATCTCTCTGAGCATGGAGTAGTGCAATTTGATTGCAAACTAGTCATAACTCAGCCTTGGTATTCAGATCTAAATGCCTTAAGGTTAGTAAAATCGTTCCTCTTTAAGTTAGATTGTATGATTTGGGATTGCATTATTGGGGGAATAATTGTCTAATTGTCTTAGTAAGCACAATTAGAAAACCATTTATGGCTGATAAAGTAACTAAAGAACGTTCAATGGTGAAATCTGCATCACTTTCCCAGCCTTGCTTCTGCGAGCGTCATTCGGTGTCACCTGCGTGACAATGGCAGTCATGCCATCAAAACTTCAAACTTTCATAACTTAGTTTTGTAAAAAGCAAACTTTCATAATTTTTCACCAACtttctttataatataattttagaaGCAAATTTAGCAATAAAGGTTCTATTAATGTCTTTAAATCTTCAAAAGTCTAAACCACCACAAGCTTTAGGCTGGCAAATGGAATCCCAGGCTTTAAAAACACATAAATCTCGACTGCTCATTGCCACCCGTCCACCAAAACTTTATAATTGAAGCATCCATCTATCTACATTTTTTCTTAGGAATTAAGTTTGAAGCCATAACATAAGATGGCAAGCTCTGGGCGACTGCCTTAATGAGAGTAGATCTTCCATCTTTAGTAAGTAACATCGCCTTCCAGCCTGATAATCGATTTGACATTTAGCTTGTCCAAAAGAAACTTGAAATCCTTACATCTTGGTGTAGACCTCAACAAAGGGTTGCCAAGGTAAATCTCATCAAAAGGTAAGATATTCATTTGAAGAGGTCTAGTCACCGAACGCTAATTGTAAAGAGTATTGTTGGAAGAGAAAAGAGCCCTAGATTTCTGGAAATTAGCCATGGCCTGACCACTGTTGATATCTCAAGATGCAATCTTTAAGAACCAAGGCTTCACCTCTATTTGCACAAAAAAAGAGAAGATTGTCATCTGCAAACATAAGATGAGACACAAGCAAGTTATGGCGGGAGATTTGGATGTCGTGGATGTTCCCATCAACTTTCTCTTTATGCAAAAGTTTAGACAGAACTTCACtacataaaagaaaaagaaatgggGATAAAGGATCACCTTGACGAAACCCTCTTTAAAGAAATAATCTTTTTAGCACATATCTATTAAGAAGGACTAATACACTAACTAAGCTAACACAAAACATAATCAATTTCATAAACTCCTCAGAGAAACCATTGCCCTTAAGCACATGAACAAGAAATGACCATTCAATGTAGTCATAAGCCTTACTCATATCTATTTTGATTGCCATCAGACCACCCAAAACTTTTTCCTCTTAAGGCAATGAATCACTTCTTGGGCAAGGACCAAACACTCTCCAATCCATCAGGCAGAGATAAAGGCAGCCTAAAATGACTTATAAGACGATACGTAATGCCTCTAAGATGGTTAGAGATATTTTTTACCAGGACCTTATAAAGCAAAGTTACATAGAGTTATGAGACGATAGTGATTAAAACTTTAGCATTATGCTTCTTAGGAATAAGGCATATAAAGGAATGATTTAAATCCTTGTGAAACTCGCCACTTTAAGAAGCCTCCTTAATGAAAGTAATTAAAGAACCACCCACAAATTCCCATTGAGATCTATGAAAATAACCATTCATATTGTCTAGCCTCAGGGATCTAGACATATTCAAAGCCCATACGACCTTCTTAATCTCCTCAGTAGGCATCACCATTAACTTCTCATTCTCAGCACTTGAAACAATTTCCAAGAAAGAGTCTCAAAATTATCAAGAATAATAGGACAGGAGGAAGTAAAAAGATATAAAAGTTTAAGATTGAAGTATTCCCATATGTCCACTCGATTGGAAATCCAAGACCCGTCATTTTTTTTGATCCCCCAAATATGATTTTTCTTGTGTCTAAAGGCATGGAAGAACTTCGTATTTTGATTACCAAGTCTGAGCCAAGAATCACGAGATTTCTGTCTCCACATTTTTTCTTGAGTTTCCCACAGCTCCTACAGTTTCTCTTTGATCACAAATTTCTCAAAGTCAAAGTCCAACAAACTAGAAGGACTTTGAATCGCTAAAAGACGATCTTCTAAAATGCAGATGGTCTCTCTATCTTTGTCGAAGGTGGCCCTGCTCCAAATTCTAAAAGCTTCTTTAGCGAATTTCAAACAAGAATTGAGTTGTTTCCCCTGATTATCATAAGCCCCTTTGCCCCCAAGAATCTGTAATGATCTTCCCACACTCTGAGTTCTCAGTCTAGAAAACAAAAAGCAATAGGGAGAACCCCTTTTATCTTTGTCCAGATGCGTATCTAGAATAATAGGGCCGTGATCAAAGCCCAGAATAGGAAGATTAGAGACACCCGCCTTGGGAAAGTCAGTACACCAAGCCGACAAGCAAATAGCCCGATAAATTTTTTCTCGCACCAAATTGTTATTTTGGCGGTTATTTTCCCACGTAAAGAGACCCCTAACACTCTTTAATTCCACACCACCTACTTTGAACATAAAAAATTTAAGGATCAAGTGACCCTTCTTCCTGCTCCCTATCTTATCGTTGTCATTGATGGTTTCATTAAGATCACCAATAAGAACCCAAGAAAGAAGACATATAATGATTCTAGATTGAAGAGAGTTCCAAAAAGACTTTTTGTGACTACTATAGGGAGAGTCATGAGCCAAGAAGAGACTCCAATCCTTAGAACCTTGTTCTCCAAAAATAATTGCTTCAATGACTGAAGAATCAACCTAAAGAACGCTTATTTGGATGCCAGCCTTCCCACACAAACAGAGGCCTCCGACCAAACAATTATTTGGAACAATAACTGAGTCAACCAAACCAAATCTCTTGACTTTAGAAAGCATCTGATAAAACTGAATTTTAGtgtccattagaaagaaaatatcacgATCTCTCTTTCTCAAAGTGAAAATAATAGCATTGATTGCACGAGACTAAGCCAAGCCTCGGTAATTCCACGCCAATATTTTCATGAGGACGGCGGGGGCATGTTGGGGGCTGCATCCTCACCCTTGCTAAAATTGGCTGGTATTCCACATTGACTTCCACTAAGTCTTTAAACTTTCCAGGTAAAGTCAAACTTGATCATTTCCTTTGACTAGTAGATGAAGAGCCTTTACGAGTACCCATCCATCTTTTAACTGTTAATTCATTAGCATTAGCCTCCATTGCACTTGGAGAGAAAGAATGTTCACTTATCTCCTCCGAAACTCCTTCAAGAACTACTGTCAAGTTGATTTGAGAAGAAAGGGAACATAGGTACAATTCACTCCTACCAAAAAGGGGCCTGAATCCAAAATAGGTAAGGGCTTTCCTTTTTTTGGAACCAAATTGATAAGAGATCTTATCCGATAGAGAGGTTGGGTTGTAAATTAGAGTGTGGTTGGGTCAATAAATAGGGACTTCATTTGGGCCGTAGACATTGGCCCAATCAATTGGGCCTATGAATGTTTCCAACTTAGTTCTAACAAAAGTAGTAACATGAATCGAAAGATCAACCATCTAAGGGAGAGATTGGGGCTTAGTGGATAAACAAAGATCTTTGTGGGGTAGGTCCACCATTTGAGCTAATGGGGGCCCAGTATTtggaataatttatatttcttGATTATTATCCATTTCTTGAGTGCCAAGGACATCGTATAGGTTAGTAGAATTCCCACATTCTTGAATTTTGCCATTCTATACTTGATTGTCAGAGAATCGTGCTCCACTATATTGTCCTTGGTAGTACTATTCCCACTCTAGACCTAGCCACCGATAGGAGGCGCCGTCCCCAGCAAATGCACGGGGCCAGGAGCAGAAATATTTCTTAAATTCGACGAAGCAGGGGCCTTACCCTTCAAAGATCTAGAATTATCGGAATCCATAAGGCTACATTTGTTTCTTAGGAGACACTTCTTGTTTTTGTTCCAGTGAGAGAAGATGAAGGATTTACGCCGAGCAGTGGTATCCTCTAGTAATTAAGTCAAATGTTGAGCAAAATACGAGAAGCATAAGGAAATCGGACTCTCAACATTTATCCAGTCTTCATAAATTTTGACAGTATTGCCCACCGGAGGGTAGACCATGGCAATGACAGCTGTGCATCTACTGGACATGTGACCAACATCACCATAGTTGAAACACACTAAAGGAAGCTTTACAAATTTAAACTGAATCCATCTCTTTGGCTTGTCCTTCCTGTCAAGAAAAAACCCAATAATGATAGGTTTAGATATCATCATTATTTCAACAGTAAATTTCATGTAACCTTTCCTTTGCATCTCTTCATTAGAAGTTGGGTCTGTATCACGCAGCACCCCCACCTGCCACAAGAGGAAAGTTAGAATGATTAAGACAAGGGGGTGGTAAGCCATGAGCCTAAACCAAAAAAGACCAAAGTCAAACTCTTCCAGATCCCAGATACCATCCTTTGTCTATTCACGGATATTGAGAAGTTGACGATTCACAATCCAGGGCCTGAAATGCAAGACCTTAGCACCGTCCTGTTCAGAATTGAAATCGAATTataaaataccattttggagtTCTTTTACGTCCTAGGAATCGAGCATTTGCCATACCTCCACCAGAATATTTTTTAGAAGACCTTTAGAAAAGAACTTATGACCCATGAACTTTCCTAATACAATTTTTTAGAGTTAACTTCTTCTCCCACCTTGACTTCAACCAGTTCAATACATTCGAAAGGATCAAAAAAACCTGAAGGAGGCAGCGCAGAGGAAAAAGCATTCATAGAAAAGAAATATGAAAGAGAACACTACCAAGAGAAATAGAGAAATGAAGGAATCCTAAACCCTCAAATACGAGAGACTCCAACAGGGGAGAGAAAGCAATTCGTATTGGCCGACTCATTTATGAAATAGAATGACAATGGGAACAGGAATAAGAATAgaatgaaattaaatttaaaatgtattaaaaaaattgataaaaaaattatataaaaaaagggtaaatggcggcaaaaccTCCAAAACTTTCATTTTGGTTTCACTTAACCTCCAAAACTCAAATTTGGGCGGTAAAATCCCCCATACTCGTgttctgttagcaatttaacatTTCTATCCATTTTAGGTGTTAAGTGCCATGTTGGACTGGACACAGTGTACACAcgacacaattttattggtccacgtaaaaaattatttaaaaaaattaaaataaaattaatttaaaactaaaaaaattataaataaaaaaaataatttttcttgtttttttctttcttttcctttttctttcgtCTGTTCATCTCTCTCAATCTCCCTTTTCTCTCGCTctatcactctctctctctctctcttgatctcctctctctgtctctcttaGTCTCGATCTAGGGTTTTCAAAACCCTTGGGCAGCCACCACAGGCCACCCCAACAGTTCTCTGACCACCCCAAGCCACCTCAacatctcttctctctctctctctctctctctctctctctctctctctctctctctctctctctctctctctctctctctccctcttagTCCCGATTTAGGGTTTTTAAAACCCTTCTGCAGCCACCACAGGCCACCTCGGTGGTTGTTCGACCACTCCAAGCTCTCGTGACCTCCTCTCTCTTTTAGTCTGACGGTTCTCCGACAACCCCCAGCCACTTCGACGACTCTCTCTCCCTCGGCGCTCTCGTAAGTCCTCTCCTCTCCTCATTTCTCTTATAAAAAATGTTGTTTTATTTTTCCAGATCTAGGTGTTTTGTGATTTGGAAAAACGCCTATTTTGGTTTGAGAAACTACATTTCGGTGTTTTGTAATTTACATTTTTTTCTGTTTCAGGTGAGCTTTGATTGGGTTTATGTGGTGCTGGTTTTAGTGAGGTGTTGGTGGTTTTGGTTAGGTGATGGTGGTTTTTGGGGGAGAGAGAGAGCTGTAAATGAtagatcgagagagagagagagagagagagagagagagagagagagagagagagagagagagagagagagtgatagAGGGAGAGAAAGGGGAGATTGAGAGAGATGAACAGactaaagaaaaaggaaaagaaaaaaaaaagaaataaaagaaataaaagaaaaagaaagaaaggaaaaaaagaaacaaaaaagattatttttttatttataatttttttttaaaaaaattaaattaattttattttaattttttaattttttttaaataatttttttacgtaaaccaataaaattgtaccatGTATATACTGTGTTCAGTCCAACATGGCACTTAACACCTAAAATAGACGAAAAtattaaattgctaacagtATTGGAGGTTTTACCGCCCAAATTTGAGTTTGGGGGTTAAGTGAAACCAGAATGAAAGTTTTGGAGGGTTTTGCCGTCATTTACCCACAAAAAACTTATCTTATATTAGAATGGTTTTTCTTTCCGTTTCAAACAATTTTTATCTTAGGACAGATCATCTTTTTTgttaaaacaatttaattattacttcgtatttaattaattaagttatttaaaataatcaattagATTGTGATTGGTTGATAGTAATGAAATAGAAAAACTTTTTCCACAGCCATTCATATGATCATGTCAACCAATCAAAAcatataataattttgtaataatttatttaatttgttgaTATTGAAATCTGTAGTGGCGGAACTACTTGTATCTATGGAGTGGCCATGGCCccctaactttttttttaaaaaaaaatatgcataatatattaataaaattacgataattagattttaattatttgaaaaatgtgATAATTCTCTTATTGCTAAGCCTAATAATAAAGTGTGAAGTTGAAATTGAAAAAGAAGCCCAAACCCAATAGCACATTCAAATTAGTTATCTATTTTATGGTAAAAagtgacaaaaaaaattatttgtataatttatttttgaagagTAATtttgtatgatatatatttatatgtcttTATATATGTATTCTTATGGTATCTAATACAATATTAATATGACATTTTATAAGTGGTTAGCGgtttcttatattatttattaaatcaaaatatttaGGACTCGATATTATTTTACACCAATAACAATATATCACTTTTTATAGTACTTGGCATTATAAAGTGTCCTTTATTATTTctcattattttatatatgttgtataaagctaattaactttttatattgatttataaaatactacatattaaaaaaaattaggtgaaaatacattttatttgGCCCCTCCTTATTTCGTCGGTTCCGCCACTGGAAATCTGGATAAGTTTGATTCTTGATCTCTTCAAAATAGTTGCATAACTTGTTGTGAGTGCGGTGGTAGATTATTACTAATCACAAGATACATGTGATTGCATTTGCATTACAAATTTCCTATGGGGAGTTTAATCACGAGACTATTCTAAGTTTACAAAACATAGCTACATATGACCAATGACATTTCATGAGAATTCCATGCTTTTAGCCAAAAGAATTAATGAGAATTATaaattggaaaagtttaacaatTGATAATAAATTTAATTCTCTCTTCTTTTAAACCAACAAGTCTTTACATAAACTAAACAGTTGAACCATaggaaaattaaaaacaaaaagctATATGTAAATGTAATATGTATACCACAAAATTAATGCCAATATTTTCCCAAGCTAGCAACTTAAAACTATGTATTATGAGTGTATACATTCCATTGTTTGTGTCTTGATTTGAAGTTTTTCAATAGAATTCAAGTACTCTTCACAATCCATCCAAAATAATCATTTTGGGGTTTAAGAAAAGCTTGAATCTGAAAGTGTTATCAGTTCCTTTAATCTCTGGTTGGTACAATTATGGTAAGAAAAGTCAACATTGAATGCTGACTTGGTCAACTTGAGTTTCACCAGTTGAGAAAGCTTTATAATCTCCAAGAAATTTCTCAACCTCTACTGTTtgattccctaatttgtcttgAGAAGCTAGTTTCTTCATGTCATGTGCTATTCTGCTCCTGATTAGTAATGCTGCTGCCACAATTGACATTGCCATAACAAAGATTCCTATGCTGAGAACTGAGAACAAGAAAAcacaagataaattaaatattacttatATGAAAAGGTAACAAATCCTTgagttaattatgaaatataATTCTGTTTAcagataataaatatatatataatataactcggCTACACAGGAGCAAGGTTGGACCAAAGCTAATATGGACTTAAATCAAAATGAATTTATGGAACCATTTTCTAAAAcaaattatgatattttttaggggtaagttgaaaaatgcctcttttattcatcaattaatcaaatttacctctaattttatatttatttgaaacatacctctttttatatgtattgtacccaaaatacccttacataagagaatcacatggagagtatcttgaagtggcaggggtaaaattggtacaatgtttaaaaaaagaggtaaaaatgatagattttaaaaaagaaggtaaaaataaaataggacaatataaaaagggtatagagtgtaatttcctctattttttaaataaaactaaaatagtGTTATTTTTGAAAGTCAATTTTGTTTTTTGGGGGAATATTGAAGATAATTGAAGGCCCTAGATAAAGATTTAGCCCACCTAGGCCTATAGCCAGCCTTACATAGGAGTATGGGGCATCCTCGTTAACACATAGTAGGTCCATTGACTTTTGAGTCAATTTGCAAGTCATTAGAAATTTTGAACACATAGtctaaaagaataataataaaaaaaaaatagctcatAAGTAGTATTAGCTAGATGTGGCTAAAGGATTTTAGATTTTAGTGGTTCTTTTTTAATTTGTGAAATATTCAAGAAATTAAATTGTAGGATGTGAATGAGACTTAGAATTATAGCAAGTTGGAGTAGGTCAAGTCTTCGTTGGTTTTCCTAATATTATATATGCTTATTGACAATGTcaccaaaaaaaacaaaaaaaataacctTGAATCTTTCATTTCTGATGACTAATTACAttagagaaaaaataaagagaagAATTTACAAATGAATTATTGAATTATTGGCAATCATACAATTTGAAAGAGAAAGAGCTtcataatttaagaaaacaagTTGTTCTTTCTAAATCTTTATGCCTAATTTTCTCTTTATCTAAAAAAGATACTTAAACTAAAATACACTCTTGTACTTAGATTGAGACTTTTGAGagtttttaaagtttaaacTACGTGCCTACAACACCTCTCTAAAAAATGTAGTTAGTGTTAAGCTTAGGTTTAATTAGTTACTCTATAAAAGTACTTAAAATGttcattaaattaatttgcttTTATGTTTTGATTGAGATTTGAACTATCTTTTTCATAGTCTTTCCACATTAAGATATCAACTACTACAACAAGAAAAGAATCTCATACCACAGATTACTTCCCTTAACAaactaaccaaaaaaaaaaaataaagcacTAAAGATAAAGAGCCAAAAAAATCACATACCTTGAACATGTCTAACTCTGAAGCCATCTTTTTGATCAAAATCTTGGGCACTAAGAAAACCCCAAGTCAAACTCAAGCCAAAACTATTATCAGCCAAATAAGGACTGTATGCAAAAGGGATAGCTACGGTTTTGATGGGTTTGCAGAAGCTTGGGATGGCTGCCATGGCAGAAGGCTCAACAGTATAAACAAAATGATGTGAGCCACTCAAACAGGGGACCTCTGCCAAAACAGGGGAGAGTCTGTCCGTACAGTTGAGATAAGTGTAGTTTTTTAAAAGATAGTAATAATCGAATGTGGTTTTGGAAAGGTTAAGGTTGAGAAAGACTCTGTGGACACAGCTTTTGGGGTCAAGAAGATCGAGTCTTTTGGTGTCGTACGAGATTGATTTCACCACTAAATCACCATAACCATGGGATTGGAAGTTGATTATGGTGGATTTGTTTCTGCATACGACTTCAAAGAGGGTGTCGTTTTGTTGGGTTTGGCCTTCTATGTGGAAAGGAGATTGAATTTCAGGACCCCATTTGGAACAATACTTCGAAGGGTTGTTGTTGTGAGCTTCTATAAAGATTGTAGTGGaggataagaagaagaagaagaagatgaaggtgAAAGAAGTAGCCATTTTTAAAGAATGCCCAGAAAATATTTTCTTGGTTTGTATAGATTATAGAGTGTTTGTATgtgtagttttttttatatgtaaagATTTGAAGAAAGAAAGGGTAGTTtgtgactatatatatatatagcacaCCTATAAAGACCATCACGTAAAGAGAGTGAAAGTAGACCCTGCAAGCTAAGAAACTTCTTCAGTCTTGGTTTATGTAATTCgattctaaaaataataataataataatagtaatagtaatagAGTAATGAGATTCTTTAATCTACTTTTCCACGTTTTAGAGACAATGATTACAATTAAGAGTTTAAATATGagtttttctatttcttttttttccaCTTGACATGAGAAGAAATGGCTTCTTTGAAGACTTGACTAGCAAGAGCAACTAGTGAATATGACAActcaattaaaatattattatcagTAACACATTTGCTAACATTGTTCACCAACTAGTTTTGTTcgaatttgtatttttttttttctaaccaaactagttttttttaatacttaTTCGAAGATGAGTACAAATGATAGAGGAATAATCTCctattataaaagaaaaatgttaAAAGATATCAGTGATATCTAACACTACTTACAGTATTATATCGTTATTGGATTAATTAAACATCTAATTctacataatttaatttaataattattataaaatatattaattatttacaaaacACTACATGATGCCTTATAACAATATTCTTTATAAAAACACATTGTCAATCAAGCTAAACAAAACTAATTTAATGCTCAAACTAAACTAAGTCAATCAACTTGACAAATAAATTGATTTGGTTTGATTCAAAACAATTTATACTCCATAATTACtctaatattttttcaaaagaaagtaaccgttctttttttttttacatttataattGTTAACTCTGAAATTTCACAAAGGTGCAATATCGAAATTATTTTAAGCGAAGTAATCTCTAATTATGAAGACGCCACTTGACAATGATATTTGAAGGCTAATGGTgcaatttaagttattttgagAATCTTTGACACTTATAGATAGGAACATGAAATGATTGATGACTCAAGTTATAAGGCATAACTTGTTGGTGGTCTTAAGTATCTTTAAATCAGAACTGGGTAACATAAAAAAAGAGTAGATTTATTTCTTAACTTTCCAAAATATCTAAAATCTTCAAAATTAGAGTAACATTGAACAAGTCATGatcaaaatacaaacaaatctTGTAGCAAGTGCTCTCCCCCTCCCCCCTTCTCTCTTTACAACGGGGTATGCTCTCTGCCCCCCTTATGAGAAGGACTGTCACTCCTCACCCAAGAGAGCCTCCCCTCATCAAAGGGGGTCTCTCATTGCCTAAGGGAGGCTTTCCTCACAAAAGGGGAAAGTATGGACACTAAAATTTACTAAGTGTAAATTTCAAGACTCCCAAAATTTGCCAACTATAAATATTGACGCTCTTCCTAAAATATTTTGATACTTAAATACCCACTCTAAAAGACTTAAAGAAAtggctctctctctctatctctctctctctctctcgctctctctctctctctctctctctctctctctctctctctctctctctctctctctctctctctctctctctctctctctctctctctctctctctctctcctcaaaTTTTCAAGTGTTGCTCCATCTCCCAACACTTAGCAAAATTTTTAAGTGTTGCTCCATCTCCCAACACTTAGCCAAATTTCCAAGTGTTGCTCCCTCTCCCGATACTTAATTAGTCAAAGTTTAAAGCGTTGCTCCATCTCCCAACACTTAGCCAAATTTTTAGGTGTTGCTCCCTCTCCCAACGCTTAGCAAAATTTTCAAGTGTTGCTCCCTCTCCCAACACTTAGAAGTGTTGCTCCCTCTCCTAACACTTAGCAAGAGTTCCAAATGTTTCTCCCTCTCCCAACACTTAGCAAAATTTCCACGTGTTGCTCCCACTCCTAACACTAAGCCAAATTTCCAAGTGTTGCTCCATTGTTATAAGTATAGGCTATGATGAGAAAGATAGCAAAGGGATGTACAACCAAGAACGATCCGTTAAAGCTAGCACGCCTCTAATAAAGCTTGAAGAGATGAGGTGGTTGTACAATAGATACGACGAGTACAGGTAGTGGAAACACCATCTGCCTCACTCTAGGTACAAGCTGACATCCGACCAACACTCTTCCACTATTCCTCTGACACGCTGACCCTC is part of the Cannabis sativa cultivar Pink pepper isolate KNU-18-1 chromosome 5, ASM2916894v1, whole genome shotgun sequence genome and encodes:
- the LOC115715891 gene encoding uncharacterized protein LOC115715891, with product MATSFTFIFFFFFLSSTTIFIEAHNNNPSKYCSKWGPEIQSPFHIEGQTQQNDTLFEVVCRNKSTIINFQSHGYGDLVVKSISYDTKRLDLLDPKSCVHRVFLNLNLSKTTFDYYYLLKNYTYLNCTDRLSPVLAEVPCLSGSHHFVYTVEPSAMAAIPSFCKPIKTVAIPFAYSPYLADNSFGLSLTWGFLSAQDFDQKDGFRVRHVQVLSIGIFVMAMSIVAAALLIRSRIAHDMKKLASQDKLGNQTVEVEKFLGDYKAFSTGETQVDQVSIQC